AGAAGTATAAATTGGGATGAATTTTGTAGGGGCGAACCTCTGTGTTCGCCCTTTTAAATACCTTGAATTTTATTTGGAATTTATCAAGGACAGGCCTGGAGACATCGCTTTACATGAACACCATTCGGAACGCAAATTTGCGTTCCCTACCCAAAGCCAAACGCTCCATTCTCTTTTTCTGTTCTCTGTCTTCTGTTCGAAGATAATGCAAGCGAGCAGGGGAAAGTAATAATGAAAGACCTGGCACCAATGCTCTTGCTTTTTCTTGTCAGAATAATCAATAATATCGGATCTTTTTGCCATTTTGACCACAATTTTGTCCAAAATAATGTCCACTTAAATGTCCAGTTATATTGCAATGGATTAGCTATATTTGTGCTGCGTCAAAAATGAAAGTAATAATGAAAGACCTGACACCGATTCTCCTCACCTCCCGATCGAAGGTAGGGGCACGGCGCGCCGTGCCCCTACGCTCGTATGAACCGGGAACTACCAAATCGACTTTAAACTATTTGAACGCTTCCGCGACGGTGCGGGAATTTTTCAATCTTTCAATAAATGCCATCGGCCCTGTTTGTCAAGAAACCGGCTTGTAAAGGACGTATACCTGCTTGGGTTTGCAAATTTTTAATCTTGACAAACTCAGGTCTTTTTTGTTTCCATTTTTTCTAATCCAGCGGAGCTGGATAAGAGCCTAGATAGCAAATTCTATAATTTTTTCCAAAAGGCCAAAAATTATGAATTTGCGATAAGGCTCTAAACTTTTTTCATGGATTCGGCGTCATAGAATAGAAGTCAAAATCGAGAACAAGGAGTTGGGCCATGATCAAGGTGGAAAACCTGAGCAAGCACTACGGCGAAATCCGCGCCGTCGACGACATCGGCTTCGAGATCAACCAGGGGGAGATCCTGGGGCTGCTCGGCCCCAACGGCGCCGGCAAGACGACCTTCATGCGCATCCTGACCTGCTACCTGAATCCCACGGCCGGGACGATCCGGGTCAAGGATTTGAACATCAAGGACCATGCGCTCGAAATCAGGCGCATGATGGGCTACCTGCCGGAGAACGCGCCGCTCTATCCGGACATGCTCGTGTACGACTACCTGCGCTACATCGCCGACATCCGCGGGCTCGACAAGGAAGCGAAGCAACAGCGCATCGACCTGCTGGCCGCGACCTGCTCCATCCAGGAGGTCATGCACCAGCCGATCGGCGAGCTGTCCAAGGGCTACAAGCAGCGGGTCGGGCTGGCCCAGGCCATGATGGGCGATCCCGAAATTCTGGTCCTGGACGAACCCACCTCGGGGCTCGATCCCAACCAGATCATCGAGATCCGTACGATCATCAAGAAGATCGGCAAGGAGAAGACGATCATCCTGTCGACCCACAT
This Candidatus Aminicenantes bacterium DNA region includes the following protein-coding sequences:
- a CDS encoding ATP-binding cassette domain-containing protein, producing MIKVENLSKHYGEIRAVDDIGFEINQGEILGLLGPNGAGKTTFMRILTCYLNPTAGTIRVKDLNIKDHALEIRRMMGYLPENAPLYPDMLVYDYLRYIADIRGLDKEAKQQRIDLLAATCSIQEVMHQPIGELSKGYKQRVGLAQAMMGDPEILVLDEPTSGLDPNQIIEIRTIIKKIGKEKTIILSTHILSEAEATCDRVVIINKGRIVADSPIEELKQSLGKESLIALAFRNANLAAVRAALAPIAGVVAVEPGESNDGTLAVNVTCRTGEDIRPQIYAAIKKQDWQLLEFHQQFRSLENIFRELTKEN